Proteins encoded together in one Streptomyces sp. NA04227 window:
- a CDS encoding LPXTG cell wall anchor domain-containing protein, with the protein MRLHRLLATAAVTAVVGPVALFVAPVAYAEGEEPGAASPSASVAPTTPAPTSAAPTPPAPSASESAKPTASESAKPSAEPSPTYTRPTFCSGIPEEERGKTSLRGLPSKIVAGSGWHDFTYRVTNVSETKVMETVVSLYLGTADPKLDDIAELAVTVEWFDPAAGKWKAIEGDGAEVLGNEEFATVETLEPGEYADAKMRIKVGGDAKAGTGYFFTIGHSYGEDGQCGFDDISRFDFTVLARGSEPGPVDEAEGKPGTVDDIGGDKGEGGTSGGSGSRGGEGRGGNGPAAQGRLGEIPVSGKLAQTGSSSAVPTFAVIGGVAVAAGAGAVLVARRRKAGSVA; encoded by the coding sequence ATGAGGCTCCATCGTCTTCTGGCGACCGCGGCTGTCACGGCAGTCGTCGGACCCGTAGCGCTGTTCGTGGCTCCGGTCGCGTACGCGGAGGGGGAGGAGCCCGGCGCCGCCAGCCCCTCGGCCTCGGTCGCCCCCACGACGCCCGCCCCCACGTCCGCGGCACCCACCCCGCCCGCACCCTCCGCTTCGGAGTCCGCGAAGCCGACCGCCTCCGAGTCGGCGAAGCCGAGTGCCGAGCCGTCGCCGACGTACACGCGTCCGACGTTCTGCTCCGGCATCCCGGAGGAGGAGCGCGGCAAGACCTCGCTGCGCGGGCTGCCCAGCAAGATCGTCGCCGGGTCCGGCTGGCACGACTTCACCTACCGGGTGACCAATGTGTCCGAGACCAAGGTGATGGAGACCGTGGTCTCCCTCTACCTCGGCACCGCCGATCCGAAGCTCGACGACATCGCCGAACTGGCCGTCACGGTCGAGTGGTTCGACCCGGCGGCCGGAAAGTGGAAGGCCATCGAAGGCGACGGCGCCGAGGTGCTCGGCAACGAGGAGTTCGCCACCGTCGAGACCCTCGAGCCCGGGGAGTACGCGGACGCCAAGATGCGGATCAAGGTCGGAGGCGACGCCAAGGCGGGGACCGGCTACTTCTTCACGATCGGCCACTCGTACGGCGAGGACGGCCAGTGCGGCTTCGACGACATCAGCCGGTTCGACTTCACGGTCCTCGCGCGCGGCAGCGAGCCCGGCCCGGTCGACGAGGCCGAGGGCAAGCCGGGCACGGTCGACGACATTGGCGGTGACAAGGGTGAGGGCGGCACCTCCGGTGGTTCCGGGAGCCGTGGCGGCGAGGGGCGCGGCGGGAACGGTCCCGCAGCGCAGGGCCGTCTCGGCGAGATCCCGGTCAGCGGCAAGCTCGCCCAGACCGGTTCCTCCAGCGCCGTACCGACCTTCGCGGTGATCGGTGGCGTGGCGGTGGCCGCGGGTGCCGGGGCCGTTCTCGTGGCGCGGCGGCGCAAGGCCGGGTCGGTCGCGTAG
- a CDS encoding class I SAM-dependent methyltransferase: MAEHQDETRTAYDGVVELYASMFANRLETQPFARNMIGTFAELVRGTGNSRVADVGCGPGHLTAMLHDLGLDAFGLDLSPAMVDHARRAHPALKFDEARMEELPVEDGALGGVLAHYSMIHTPPGELPALLAEQARVLAPGGLLLVSFFGTDAPEPVRFDHKVTPAYSWPADRFAELLAGAGFVTFARLLHDPASERGFLDAHLLARLR, from the coding sequence GTGGCGGAGCACCAGGACGAGACCAGGACGGCCTACGACGGGGTCGTCGAGTTATATGCGTCGATGTTCGCTAATCGACTGGAGACGCAGCCGTTCGCGCGGAACATGATCGGCACCTTCGCCGAGTTGGTGCGTGGAACGGGGAATTCGCGGGTGGCGGATGTCGGCTGCGGGCCCGGACATCTGACGGCCATGCTGCACGACCTGGGGCTGGATGCCTTCGGGCTCGACCTCTCTCCGGCCATGGTCGACCACGCTCGGCGGGCCCATCCGGCGCTCAAGTTCGATGAGGCCCGGATGGAGGAACTCCCAGTTGAGGACGGCGCGCTCGGCGGCGTGCTGGCCCACTACTCGATGATCCATACCCCTCCTGGGGAACTACCCGCGCTGCTCGCCGAGCAGGCGCGTGTCCTGGCGCCGGGGGGCCTTCTCCTGGTCTCGTTCTTCGGGACCGACGCGCCCGAGCCGGTCCGCTTCGACCACAAGGTGACACCCGCCTATAGCTGGCCGGCGGACCGCTTCGCCGAGTTGCTGGCCGGGGCCGGGTTCGTCACATTCGCGCGGCTGCTCCACGACCCGGCCTCCGAGCGGGGCTTCCTGGATGCCCACTTGCTGGCCCGTCTCCGCTAG